The Akkermansia muciniphila genome contains a region encoding:
- a CDS encoding acyltransferase — MSLPAADNQGKENPPSYVGLDIPLSRNYGIDALRIAAMMMVLILHLVGATHVLPLENYDSALHRVGWLLEIAAYCGVNCYALITGYVCCEGSFKYERVVTLWFQVIFYTAGSLALAMLFLPQAVHLESILSSFFPVLTGQYWYVTAYVGLFFFIPFLNVLGRQLTKLQFQYLLVTVLVLFSVIPTLIHKDVFPVSGGYSVWWLGILYMLGMYIKKYGFFTGMKTGTLWALYAGCVFFVWSFKMILDVVSPLVIGQVRGGGMFIAYNSPFIVGTAVSLFLIFSRMRFSSRRAIACISWLAAASFSVYVIHCNLLLGRLFLWDLFGKCASSSPVMMVVKVVAMAVAVYLACSLVDSVRRYLFKMVDVNRGARAVVGFFGKLGRLCLKMYRRMSLHP, encoded by the coding sequence ATGAGCTTGCCTGCGGCTGATAATCAAGGAAAAGAAAACCCTCCTTCGTATGTTGGTTTGGATATTCCCCTGTCGAGAAATTATGGAATAGACGCTTTGCGCATTGCCGCCATGATGATGGTTTTAATTCTTCATCTTGTGGGGGCTACTCATGTTTTGCCGCTGGAGAATTATGATTCCGCCCTTCACAGGGTGGGATGGTTGCTGGAGATCGCGGCTTATTGCGGGGTGAACTGCTATGCGCTGATTACGGGGTATGTGTGCTGTGAGGGATCATTCAAGTATGAACGTGTGGTCACTTTATGGTTCCAGGTGATTTTTTATACGGCAGGCAGTCTGGCGCTGGCGATGCTGTTTCTACCCCAGGCGGTTCATCTTGAAAGTATTTTGAGCTCGTTTTTCCCTGTTTTGACGGGCCAGTACTGGTACGTGACGGCGTATGTGGGGCTGTTTTTCTTTATTCCGTTTCTTAATGTCCTGGGGCGCCAGCTTACCAAACTACAGTTTCAATATCTCCTTGTCACCGTACTGGTTCTGTTTTCCGTAATTCCTACCCTGATTCACAAGGATGTGTTTCCTGTAAGCGGGGGGTATTCCGTCTGGTGGCTGGGCATTCTCTATATGCTGGGTATGTATATCAAGAAGTATGGCTTTTTTACAGGGATGAAGACGGGCACGCTGTGGGCGCTTTATGCCGGATGCGTCTTTTTTGTCTGGTCGTTCAAGATGATTCTTGACGTGGTATCCCCTCTCGTAATTGGCCAGGTGAGGGGAGGCGGGATGTTCATTGCCTATAATTCTCCGTTCATTGTAGGGACGGCGGTTTCCCTGTTCCTGATTTTTTCCCGCATGCGTTTTTCCTCCCGCAGGGCGATTGCCTGTATTTCATGGCTGGCGGCGGCCTCGTTCAGTGTTTATGTGATCCATTGCAACCTTTTGCTGGGCAGATTGTTTTTATGGGATCTGTTCGGCAAATGCGCGTCTTCCTCCCCCGTGATGATGGTGGTGAAGGTGGTTGCGATGGCTGTGGCGGTTTATCTGGCCTGTTCTCTCGTGGATTCCGTACGGCGCTATTTATTCAAGATGGTGGACGTCAACAGGGGAGCCCGGGCGGTCGTTGGCTTTTTCGGGAAACTGGGCCGTCTCTGCCTGAAAATGTACCGCAGAATGTCCCTGCATCCGTAA
- a CDS encoding SDR family oxidoreductase — protein sequence MGRLFISGGHGGLARAAVECFTAAGWEADAPSHAELDVEDRSAVRRWFDGHPAYDLAVCAAGITRDRPFLKQTEKEWDEVMNVNVTGAAWCARCAAAAMIREKREGQVVMIGSYAALRPSPSQAAYAASKSALEGLVKSLAREWGREGIRVNLVLPGFMLTEMTAGLRESVKEAALSRHVLGRFNTPEKAAAFLLFLQEILTAVSGQAFDLDSRIV from the coding sequence ATGGGAAGGTTGTTCATCAGCGGCGGTCACGGCGGTTTGGCGCGGGCCGCCGTGGAATGCTTTACCGCTGCCGGCTGGGAGGCGGATGCGCCGTCCCATGCGGAGCTGGATGTGGAGGACCGCTCCGCCGTGCGCCGCTGGTTTGACGGGCATCCCGCCTATGATCTGGCGGTCTGCGCCGCCGGAATCACCAGGGACAGGCCATTCCTGAAACAGACGGAGAAGGAATGGGACGAGGTGATGAACGTGAATGTGACAGGAGCCGCCTGGTGCGCCCGCTGTGCCGCCGCAGCTATGATACGGGAGAAACGGGAAGGGCAGGTGGTGATGATCGGTTCCTATGCGGCGCTTCGCCCGTCGCCCTCCCAGGCGGCTTATGCCGCTTCCAAGTCCGCCCTGGAAGGGTTGGTGAAGAGCCTGGCGCGGGAATGGGGAAGGGAAGGAATCCGCGTGAACCTGGTGCTGCCGGGGTTCATGCTGACGGAGATGACCGCGGGGCTGAGGGAGAGTGTGAAGGAGGCGGCTTTATCCCGGCATGTGCTGGGCAGGTTTAATACGCCGGAAAAGGCCGCGGCATTCCTGCTGTTTTTGCAGGAAATTCTCACGGCGGTTTCCGGCCAGGCGTTTGATCTGGACAGCCGGATTGTCTGA